The sequence below is a genomic window from Chanos chanos chromosome 16, fChaCha1.1, whole genome shotgun sequence.
AGCATGAAGCTTCACTCGTAATACATTAGAATAGTTGATTttaggagttttttttgtttgtttgtttctttttaggTTTGGGAAGGCCTTAATGTCGTGAAGACTGGCAGAGTTATGTTGGGTGAGACCAACCCTGCAGATTCTAAACCTGGCACCATTAGGGGAGATTTCTGCATTGAAGTTGGCaggtaagattaaaaaaaaaaacaaaaacaaatactcaACCCACTCTTTCAATTTCTGAGAACAGGCCCGGCTGAACAGAGGAGATAGCTGACGCGTTTATcttatttacatatatgtaatttttgttgttgttgttgttgtttcaggaATATCATCCACGGCAGTGACTCTGTCGAAAGTGCCAACAAGGAGATCAGTCTGTGGTTCAAGCCTGAAGAGCTGGTGTCTTACCAAAGCTGTGCTTTCAGCTGGATCTACGAGTGAAACGACTTGTGCGACGTAACCTCGCTCAGACCCAACCCTTGCACTTCTGCGGACCATCCATCTCAAATGCTGTAGGCCTTGAATTTGTACCGTCTGTTCTAAGCACTTGTTGAATAAAACCCATCAAGGAACTGACTTCTCGTACTgatttttgtggtgtgtgtgtgtctctggtatTTTTGGAGCGGAAACTTTGAATCGACAGAGACGACTGTCCTGAATGTATGGTCTAGTTTTAGGATGAAGCTCGGTTGACATGGTAACCAGTGGATTCTGGACCAGCGCATTTAGTATTGTGCGCACGTTCTAATGTTACCATCAACCCAACGTTTCAGATTAGTATATCAAAATCTTATAACTACAAAGCATTTTCATAATCATTTGACAATCACAGTACACAaagagttttcctctgtctatTCTCAGTTGAAATGCAAATATTGTAATGTGCTTACTCTGCAAAAGAAATGTGgccacataatttttttttttttcccccccaaaacatCTCCAGTAAGTTCAGATCACAGTgaggtggtttttgttttctttttttttaaactttaattaaatgtgaaaaagatGAATAATTTCTTTTACACAAATGCTTTTCCACACATGctgcaaaaagaaaatgcaagaTTCATCTTTAAAAGAAGTAAacatctatatatttttttttttttttttttgtgtgtgtgtgaaatacatatAGTTGAGTTTTGTACATATTTGATATAGCTTAGGAAACCTTATGTTCACAGCACATTGACCatggaaacaaaaggaaaaagaaataaaaaacatatatacattattaaaaatgtaaaacccCATTCTCATATACTCGTAAGTGCCATGCAGAGAAAATACTAAACCATTAAATTAAGTTCATACAAATTATTCTATATATTTTGTATCCAAAATACAAGGAGAAGAGAACTGAATTTCTCCACCATAATCACAGTTTCTGAAAGTCATTCCACTTTTGAAAAAGATTAGCACTTttatcaaatatatatatagcacCAGCATACAAAGACATGAAGGGGGTTTCACATTTACAAAAtcggaaaacaaacaaaatacacaaacaacaactagcgcgcgcgcgcgcacgcacacacacacacgcatacgtacgcacagacatacagaccCGTGTAATGTCCAAAGACCGAAGTTGCACGTGACTTAACAAACCcgaaaaaaacatcttttcaaaaaaagagCACGAGACGTAGATAAAACGCTCACGTCGCCGCATGCGTCGAATTTTGGCGTACACATCGTATTTGCTCCTTGACGTCTTTCCTTCAATTCCGTTTTTCACTGGATCAGTATCATATCTTGTAGCCCTATTCCATCTATTGTGCATTTACAGTTACATCATTTCAACACATACGTCTTATTtttaccaccccccccacccccccccccaccaaaaatgTGAAGGttataaaacaacacacaatatCAGCATACAGGCTCTTCACCTCCCTTCAACAGTCATGCCATTTCACAACAATGTAGGGTCAAAAAATAACAACTACATCTCAACAATTTGgtctcttaaaacaaacaaacaaacaaacaaacaaacaaacaagcaaacaaacagttttgacatcaaaaaagcaaaaatgtcaCAAAGAGATTATCGACAGATTTCTCTTAACAGGCTATGAACGCGCCAGTGATCGACACACAAGACTTTGAGCAGTTTAGACTGCTGACACGCCTATTGACAACTGTTTGATTATGAAATGTTACTGAATACTGCGTTGGGTAAAATACTGTTATTGTTCAGACTTTTTATTGCTAAGCAGGGGATCTACTAATGTTTTTGACTGTCGTACAAGGTGTACAAGTTAACTTCAGGGGTTTTTAGCTACGGGTTTTTCGTCCCattaatgttttctgttcttaACAACAAACTGAAACGCACCTTAAGTACACAGTaaatggtcaaaaaaaaaaactatcctgAAGACAAACTTCgaagataaacagaaaaaaaaataatttttttttaaaaataccagaaaaatacaaaatgaaccGTCGAAAATGCCCATTAACTGTAATACTGATAtgtacattaaataaaatatcgCACAAACATTCTCACATGGGTTTTAAGGGACTTATTTCACAATCAAATCCAAGTGTCCACAGAGTTTTTGACGACATCtgattaataaaacattaagaTTTGATTCAGACTTCATCTTAACACTGTAGAAGCCGACCAAGTGGGGCAGCTCTCATTTAAAAGCGTTTCCAACTACTGAAGACAGCTTCTAAAGTCCTTTTCTCCAAACACGAGACTTCCAAGTATGTATTACATGAGGCTGGGATTTCCTGAGTGTAAATATCTATgtttatttacctttttttttttaaaactagtTTCCATACTTATTGTGTGATATATGCTTAATTGTTCCTCCATATAGTTTTTGTTAATTAAGGGTTAGGATGTACAATGAACACatttgtgtgaaaaatgtgtgtgcgtaGATAAattatatctatttatttttttgttatagGTGCatgtgaataaattaaattagGTAATCTGCTGTGTCAGTTTTATTATAgataatatgtaatatgtattttattatttcatcatacatatatatatatatatatatatatattcttattACTTCTTTGAGGTGGACTTTAGTTTAAAAactacactctttttttttttttccattaaaaaaaaacaacaaaaaaaaaacacatcatgaaTGTTTTCCTTGCATTGGTGAAAATGTTAAGCTTATCTGAGTTCTGAAATAAAGCTAGGACAACTGTGGGATAGAACTAAACTATACGAGTTAATgctctcctctgacatcagtcACGATAACATTTGTCATATCATTCCACACTGAATACTTCTCAAACTGTCTTGCACACTGTCCTCGACACGTTTAAGAAATAGTGCAAGAATTTCCACGACAGGTTTTAAAAATAACGAAAACGTCTCATAGACAAACTGGACGacttgatatatatatatatatttgtcgatgttgttttttttttccttcaaaaatgaaaagtagaaATAACAAAATGCATTATAATTTACATGTACCCGTAAAATGCAATTAAGAGCTACAGTAATCTCAGACAACAAGACAGGGATTAGGGTTTTTGTTCTAGAGCAACTAACTGATCTGGGAACAGCTTCAACAGAAACCCATTAAACTGTAATATTCCCTCAAAAGATTTCTCTTCAAACAGTGATGCTGGTTCTGAGTAAaccttttttaaaatctgtattTAAGAGAACTTGCCTCTAGAACAGCAGGTCTACCAGTATCATTATGAACCATGTCACAGAGACTATGGACGATTCTTATTGGTCATTTCAAAACAGCTATGATTCCATAAAGTGTTGTTGCTATGGAAGTTACGTTAGACTTAACTAACTTTGCCTTCACTTAATACAGATAAAGGTCATTACAAAATATCAGAGGGCGGAATTCTGAAAAATGTTCAGTGACTAGTCCTGCCCAAGTTTTGACATCATATTGTTTTTCACTGTAGCTTTATTCTCTTTGTAGTTTATTTCTCTTCCTCAAGTAGATAAAACACCTAAAGCTTTATTGTGTTTTCCAAATCATTTCTCACAGTTTGAGTCATAACGAACTCAaagaattacaaagaaaaaaaaagaaactgttaaaATGGCTATACCATGATGTAGTTTTTGTCATAATTGTAAAATACACATTCGTGGCTCAGTGaaataatgatttttcttttatatacaTTTCTGTTATGGCTCTGAATAATGAATATATTGAGA
It includes:
- the LOC115829350 gene encoding nucleoside diphosphate kinase B isoform X2 — encoded protein: MGSGPVVAMVWEGLNVVKTGRVMLGETNPADSKPGTIRGDFCIEVGRNIIHGSDSVESANKEISLWFKPEELVSYQSCAFSWIYE